A window of the Juglans microcarpa x Juglans regia isolate MS1-56 chromosome 5D, Jm3101_v1.0, whole genome shotgun sequence genome harbors these coding sequences:
- the LOC121266207 gene encoding uncharacterized protein LOC121266207 isoform X3, producing the protein MEEVSERSELRRMQREQERERRRMRDRQRRQSMTLEQREKHLARRRRNYQLRRLRAESARSGSQTGQAGMVSRGETITSDEHQAVTSFSGLSVKCNGVTHVGTNKGEENLTFDCKESEGLEALAHKGTNFPRRLRLSHIRHLARSLNNSMGELGGNHQMLEAVITKRDVASNCLQVGRSDSGISPQSLRLNRVKRLARTFNNSVNSATREASDQDHRSATEGQSSVIGY; encoded by the exons ATGGAAGAGGTATCAGAAAGGTCTGAGCTGCGCAGAATGCAACGGGAGCAGGAAAGAGAAAGGCGCCGGATGCGGGACAGGCAAAGAAGACAGTCAATGACGCTTGAGCAGAGGGAGAAACATCTTGCCAGGCGTCGTAGAAACTATCAATTGAGAAGACTAAGAGCTGAAAGTGCAAGGTCAGGTTCTCAAACTGGACAAGCGGGTATGGTGAGTAGAGGTGAAACAATCACAAGCGATGAACATCAAGCAGTAACTTCTTTTTCAGGACTGAGTGTCAAGTGCAATGGTGTCACTCATGTTGGAACTAATAAAGGTGAAGAAAACCTAACTTTTGACTGCAAAGAGTCCGAGG GTTTGGAAGCTCTAGCCCACAAAGGAACTAATTTTCCAAGAAGGCTACGGCTAAGTCATATAAGACATCTTGCAAGATCATTGAATAATTCTATGGGTGAGCTTGGTGGCAACCACCAAATGTTGGAGGCAGTCATAACCAAACGGGATGTTGCTAGTAACT GTTTGCAAGTTGGACGTTCTGATTCTGGTATATCGCCACAAAGTTTACGTTTGAATCGTGTCAAGCGTCTTGCTCGCACATTCAACAATTCTGTAAATTCTGCTACAAGAGAGGCTAGTGATCAAGACCACAGAAGTGCCACAGAAG GACAATCGTCTGTCATTGGCTATTGA
- the LOC121266207 gene encoding uncharacterized protein LOC121266207 isoform X1 encodes MEEVSERSELRRMQREQERERRRMRDRQRRQSMTLEQREKHLARRRRNYQLRRLRAESARSGSQTGQAGMVSRGETITSDEHQAVTSFSGLSVKCNGVTHVGTNKGEENLTFDCKESEGLEALAHKGTNFPRRLRLSHIRHLARSLNNSMGELGGNHQMLEAVITKRDVASNCLQVGRSDSGISPQSLRLNRVKRLARTFNNSVNSATREASDQDHRSATEVEQKLPCGELQLISNDEPKLV; translated from the exons ATGGAAGAGGTATCAGAAAGGTCTGAGCTGCGCAGAATGCAACGGGAGCAGGAAAGAGAAAGGCGCCGGATGCGGGACAGGCAAAGAAGACAGTCAATGACGCTTGAGCAGAGGGAGAAACATCTTGCCAGGCGTCGTAGAAACTATCAATTGAGAAGACTAAGAGCTGAAAGTGCAAGGTCAGGTTCTCAAACTGGACAAGCGGGTATGGTGAGTAGAGGTGAAACAATCACAAGCGATGAACATCAAGCAGTAACTTCTTTTTCAGGACTGAGTGTCAAGTGCAATGGTGTCACTCATGTTGGAACTAATAAAGGTGAAGAAAACCTAACTTTTGACTGCAAAGAGTCCGAGG GTTTGGAAGCTCTAGCCCACAAAGGAACTAATTTTCCAAGAAGGCTACGGCTAAGTCATATAAGACATCTTGCAAGATCATTGAATAATTCTATGGGTGAGCTTGGTGGCAACCACCAAATGTTGGAGGCAGTCATAACCAAACGGGATGTTGCTAGTAACT GTTTGCAAGTTGGACGTTCTGATTCTGGTATATCGCCACAAAGTTTACGTTTGAATCGTGTCAAGCGTCTTGCTCGCACATTCAACAATTCTGTAAATTCTGCTACAAGAGAGGCTAGTGATCAAGACCACAGAAGTGCCACAGAAG TGGAACAGAAGCTACCGTGTGGAGAGCTGCAGCTGATAAGCAATGATGAACCAAAACTTGTATGA
- the LOC121266207 gene encoding uncharacterized protein LOC121266207 isoform X2, with amino-acid sequence MEEVSERSELRRMQREQERERRRMRDRQRRQSMTLEQREKHLARRRRNYQLRRLRAESARSGSQTGQAGMVSRGETITSDEHQAVTSFSGLSVKCNGVTHVGTNKGEENLTFDCKESEGLEALAHKGTNFPRRLRLSHIRHLARSLNNSMGELGGNHQMLEAVITKRDVASNCLQVGRSDSGISPQSLRLNRVKRLARTFNNSVNSATREASDQDHRSATEVDLLQWNRSYRVESCS; translated from the exons ATGGAAGAGGTATCAGAAAGGTCTGAGCTGCGCAGAATGCAACGGGAGCAGGAAAGAGAAAGGCGCCGGATGCGGGACAGGCAAAGAAGACAGTCAATGACGCTTGAGCAGAGGGAGAAACATCTTGCCAGGCGTCGTAGAAACTATCAATTGAGAAGACTAAGAGCTGAAAGTGCAAGGTCAGGTTCTCAAACTGGACAAGCGGGTATGGTGAGTAGAGGTGAAACAATCACAAGCGATGAACATCAAGCAGTAACTTCTTTTTCAGGACTGAGTGTCAAGTGCAATGGTGTCACTCATGTTGGAACTAATAAAGGTGAAGAAAACCTAACTTTTGACTGCAAAGAGTCCGAGG GTTTGGAAGCTCTAGCCCACAAAGGAACTAATTTTCCAAGAAGGCTACGGCTAAGTCATATAAGACATCTTGCAAGATCATTGAATAATTCTATGGGTGAGCTTGGTGGCAACCACCAAATGTTGGAGGCAGTCATAACCAAACGGGATGTTGCTAGTAACT GTTTGCAAGTTGGACGTTCTGATTCTGGTATATCGCCACAAAGTTTACGTTTGAATCGTGTCAAGCGTCTTGCTCGCACATTCAACAATTCTGTAAATTCTGCTACAAGAGAGGCTAGTGATCAAGACCACAGAAGTGCCACAGAAG TAGATTTACTCCAGTGGAACAGAAGCTACCGTGTGGAGAGCTGCAGCTGA
- the LOC121266207 gene encoding uncharacterized protein LOC121266207 isoform X4: MEEVSERSELRRMQREQERERRRMRDRQRRQSMTLEQREKHLARRRRNYQLRRLRAESARSGSQTGQAGMVSRGETITSDEHQAVTSFSGLSVKCNGVTHVGTNKGEENLTFDCKESEGLEALAHKGTNFPRRLRLSHIRHLARSLNNSMGELGGNHQMLEAVITKRDVASNCLQVGRSDSGISPQSLRLNRVKRLARTFNNSVNSATREASDQDHRSATEA; this comes from the exons ATGGAAGAGGTATCAGAAAGGTCTGAGCTGCGCAGAATGCAACGGGAGCAGGAAAGAGAAAGGCGCCGGATGCGGGACAGGCAAAGAAGACAGTCAATGACGCTTGAGCAGAGGGAGAAACATCTTGCCAGGCGTCGTAGAAACTATCAATTGAGAAGACTAAGAGCTGAAAGTGCAAGGTCAGGTTCTCAAACTGGACAAGCGGGTATGGTGAGTAGAGGTGAAACAATCACAAGCGATGAACATCAAGCAGTAACTTCTTTTTCAGGACTGAGTGTCAAGTGCAATGGTGTCACTCATGTTGGAACTAATAAAGGTGAAGAAAACCTAACTTTTGACTGCAAAGAGTCCGAGG GTTTGGAAGCTCTAGCCCACAAAGGAACTAATTTTCCAAGAAGGCTACGGCTAAGTCATATAAGACATCTTGCAAGATCATTGAATAATTCTATGGGTGAGCTTGGTGGCAACCACCAAATGTTGGAGGCAGTCATAACCAAACGGGATGTTGCTAGTAACT GTTTGCAAGTTGGACGTTCTGATTCTGGTATATCGCCACAAAGTTTACGTTTGAATCGTGTCAAGCGTCTTGCTCGCACATTCAACAATTCTGTAAATTCTGCTACAAGAGAGGCTAGTGATCAAGACCACAGAAGTGCCACAGAAG CATAG